A single Filimonas effusa DNA region contains:
- a CDS encoding polysaccharide lyase: MNPTYLKTVKFRRCCQVLVLATVCGIQSASAQYPKIPQAAAEASKAVMDAASRHSDSAWQKAWPIIQEEARHGKPYSPWAHRPTDLPQARIAAFPGAEGGGKYSFGGRGGKVFVVTNLNDDGPGSLRYACEQGGARTVVFNVAGIIRLKTPLIIRAPYITIAGQSAPGNGVCIAGETVWINTHDVIIRYMRFRRGETFVGRRDDAIGGNPIGNIIIDHVSASWGLDENMSLYRHMYDDSTGSKEQKMGTVNLTIQHSIFSEGLDTWNHAFGSTLGGENATFMRNLWADNTGRNPSIGWNGTFNFVNNVIFNWVHRSVDGGDYTATYNMINNYYKPGPATPKTSPVGHRILKPESGRSKLAYKVFGRVYANGNIMEGFPAITKDNWAGGIQIADEDQSDLSKYVDYMRVDAPFPMAPVTITSAQEAFNYVLKNAGATLPERDPVDTRVIEQVRTGKITYLPNVKAPTTQFEHRRMPLDSYKTGILTDISQVGGYPEYKGTPYKDSDNDGIPDAWEKQHGLNPNDAKDASALSKDGSGYTNIEKFLNDVAAGKK, encoded by the coding sequence ATGAACCCGACGTATTTAAAAACAGTAAAGTTCCGCCGGTGTTGCCAGGTACTGGTGCTTGCCACTGTATGCGGCATACAATCCGCTTCTGCACAATATCCCAAAATTCCACAGGCAGCAGCCGAGGCCAGCAAGGCAGTAATGGATGCTGCCAGCCGTCATTCCGATTCGGCCTGGCAAAAGGCGTGGCCTATTATCCAGGAAGAGGCCAGACATGGCAAACCTTATTCCCCGTGGGCACACCGTCCCACTGATCTTCCCCAGGCCCGTATTGCTGCGTTCCCTGGTGCAGAAGGCGGCGGCAAGTATAGCTTCGGCGGCCGCGGCGGTAAAGTATTTGTAGTAACCAACCTGAATGACGATGGACCGGGCAGTCTCCGTTATGCCTGTGAGCAGGGTGGTGCCCGTACGGTAGTATTCAATGTAGCTGGTATCATCCGTTTGAAAACGCCTCTTATTATACGTGCTCCTTATATTACCATCGCAGGGCAATCGGCACCGGGCAACGGTGTATGTATTGCAGGCGAAACTGTATGGATCAATACGCATGATGTTATTATCCGTTATATGCGTTTCCGCAGGGGTGAAACATTTGTAGGCCGCCGCGATGACGCCATCGGCGGTAACCCGATAGGCAACATTATCATAGACCACGTATCGGCAAGCTGGGGACTGGATGAGAACATGAGTTTGTATCGTCATATGTATGATGACAGCACCGGTTCTAAAGAACAGAAAATGGGCACTGTGAATTTAACGATCCAGCACTCCATTTTTTCAGAAGGGCTGGATACCTGGAACCATGCTTTCGGCAGCACGCTGGGTGGAGAGAACGCCACGTTTATGCGTAACCTCTGGGCCGACAATACCGGCCGTAACCCCTCTATCGGCTGGAACGGCACCTTCAACTTTGTCAACAACGTTATATTCAACTGGGTGCATCGTTCTGTAGATGGCGGCGATTATACTGCTACTTACAACATGATCAACAACTATTACAAACCCGGTCCTGCCACTCCTAAAACTTCACCAGTAGGGCACCGCATCCTGAAACCAGAATCGGGCCGCAGCAAACTAGCCTACAAGGTCTTCGGCAGGGTGTATGCAAACGGCAACATCATGGAAGGATTCCCTGCCATTACAAAAGACAACTGGGCAGGCGGTATACAGATTGCAGATGAAGATCAATCGGACTTGAGCAAATATGTAGATTACATGCGTGTGGATGCTCCATTCCCTATGGCTCCGGTAACGATTACATCGGCACAGGAAGCCTTCAACTATGTGTTGAAAAATGCGGGAGCTACACTTCCTGAAAGAGACCCTGTCGACACCCGTGTTATAGAACAGGTAAGAACCGGCAAGATCACTTACCTGCCTAATGTAAAAGCGCCTACCACACAGTTTGAGCACCGCAGGATGCCGCTTGACTCTTACAAAACAGGTATTCTCACCGATATCAGCCAGGTGGGTGGTTATCCTGAATATAAAGGCACGCCGTATAAAGACTCAGACAATGACGGTATTCCTGATGCCTGGGAGAAGCAACACGGTTTAAATCCCAATGACGCCAAAGATGCGAGCGCTCTCAGCAAAGACGGAAGCGGCTATACCAACATCGAGAAATTCCTGAATGATGTAGCTGCAGGAAAAAAATAA
- a CDS encoding AAA family ATPase — MNLYDLIINDKEKIALADVWLTPENRQQIEVLIKEHFYIEELHKYELPVNNKLFLHGASGCGKTTTAKAIAGALGKNLVILNLSNVVCARIGETAQNLKQVFDKAAREKAVLFLDEFDQVGKARDNEDSDVGEMRRLVNTLIQMIDYYPEKALLIGATNHLQVIDRALLRRFQLHISFEMPAAAELDNYYDRLLERFPKELQSITRKYNISYAEAKDDAFTQIKARVIWNMEQKQDSIV, encoded by the coding sequence ATGAACCTGTACGATCTTATTATAAACGACAAAGAAAAAATAGCCCTGGCCGATGTATGGCTGACGCCTGAGAACAGGCAGCAGATAGAGGTGTTGATCAAAGAGCATTTTTATATAGAGGAACTACATAAATACGAGCTGCCCGTTAATAACAAACTCTTTTTACATGGCGCATCCGGATGTGGTAAAACCACCACTGCAAAAGCCATCGCCGGCGCTTTGGGCAAAAACCTGGTCATTCTCAACCTGAGTAATGTGGTATGTGCCCGGATAGGAGAAACTGCTCAGAATCTCAAACAGGTTTTCGACAAAGCAGCCAGGGAGAAGGCCGTGTTGTTCCTCGACGAATTCGACCAGGTTGGAAAGGCCAGGGATAATGAAGACAGTGATGTGGGTGAAATGAGAAGACTGGTAAACACTCTGATCCAGATGATAGATTATTATCCCGAGAAAGCATTGCTTATTGGCGCTACCAATCATCTGCAGGTAATAGACAGGGCATTGTTAAGACGTTTCCAGTTGCATATTTCTTTCGAAATGCCGGCTGCTGCCGAACTGGATAATTACTACGACAGGCTGCTGGAAAGATTTCCCAAAGAATTACAGTCCATCACCCGCAAATACAATATATCCTATGCCGAGGCGAAAGACGATGCGTTTACGCAAATCAAGGCCAGAGTTATCTGGAATATGGAACAGAAACAGGACAGCATAGTATAG
- a CDS encoding glycoside hydrolase family 28 protein has translation MKFYNIAILFVSCFVACINGRSQGLTRTEKRDEILKNIVPPKLSPNTFRLTDFGARGDSMTNCKPAFDKAIAACKKKGGGRIMVPSGIYIVNGPIHMVSNTAIDLAKGAKLVFGTNPDHYLPAVPTSWEGTFLYNYSPLIYAYQAENIAITGEGTIDGNGKEGFAKWYDLQKPDQQLSREMNHSGVPVSQRQFGKGHYLRPQLIQFFECKNILVEGVTIQNSPFWTVHFLKSENIIARKVKFNAFNKNNDGFDPEYSRNILIEDIDFNNADDNVAVKAGRDQEGRLTAIPSENIIIRNSRFKGLHGLVIGSEMSAGVQNVFVENCTYGGYCKRGIYLKSNPDRGGFIRDIYVNDVTFGEVEDAVFITSFYHGEGKGYETDIRNVYLDNVKFTTATNAGLVIQGYPTKKVSNIQFSNIKIDSCGTAISFTNAEQVIFSNVVIGKEITVPSAANHTPSH, from the coding sequence ATGAAGTTTTATAACATAGCCATTCTCTTCGTTTCTTGTTTTGTAGCTTGTATCAACGGCAGGTCCCAGGGTTTGACAAGGACAGAAAAACGTGATGAGATCCTGAAGAATATCGTTCCTCCCAAACTCTCTCCCAATACCTTCCGGTTAACGGATTTTGGCGCCAGGGGCGATTCCATGACCAATTGTAAGCCGGCTTTCGATAAAGCCATCGCCGCCTGTAAAAAGAAAGGTGGCGGCCGCATCATGGTCCCTTCCGGCATTTATATCGTGAACGGTCCCATTCATATGGTAAGTAATACCGCTATAGACCTCGCAAAGGGGGCAAAACTCGTTTTTGGAACCAATCCCGATCATTATCTTCCCGCCGTTCCAACAAGCTGGGAAGGCACCTTTCTTTACAACTACAGCCCACTCATTTATGCTTACCAGGCGGAGAACATTGCTATCACCGGCGAAGGAACTATAGATGGTAATGGAAAGGAAGGCTTCGCTAAATGGTACGACCTTCAGAAGCCGGATCAGCAACTGAGCAGGGAGATGAATCATAGCGGCGTTCCCGTATCCCAACGCCAGTTCGGAAAAGGCCATTACCTGCGCCCGCAACTGATCCAGTTCTTTGAATGCAAAAACATCCTGGTAGAAGGTGTCACCATTCAAAACTCACCATTCTGGACCGTACATTTCCTGAAGTCGGAAAACATCATCGCAAGAAAAGTGAAGTTCAATGCCTTCAATAAAAACAACGACGGCTTCGATCCGGAGTACTCCAGGAACATACTGATAGAAGATATCGACTTCAATAATGCCGATGATAATGTGGCTGTCAAAGCCGGCCGGGATCAGGAAGGCAGGTTAACGGCCATACCTTCGGAGAATATCATTATACGCAACAGCAGGTTTAAAGGGCTGCATGGCCTGGTGATAGGAAGTGAAATGTCTGCCGGCGTACAAAACGTATTCGTTGAAAACTGTACCTATGGCGGTTATTGCAAACGTGGTATCTATCTGAAGTCGAATCCCGATCGGGGCGGTTTTATCAGAGATATTTATGTAAACGATGTCACGTTCGGTGAGGTGGAAGATGCGGTTTTTATTACCTCTTTCTATCATGGCGAAGGCAAGGGGTATGAAACGGATATCCGCAATGTTTACCTGGATAACGTAAAGTTTACAACAGCCACCAACGCGGGATTGGTGATCCAGGGCTATCCCACCAAAAAGGTGTCGAATATTCAGTTCTCCAATATAAAGATTGATTCCTGCGGTACAGCGATAAGCTTCACCAATGCCGAACAAGTTATATTCAGCAATGTGGTGATTGGAAAAGAAATCACTGTTCCCAGTGCTGCCAACCACACGCCGTCTCATTAA
- a CDS encoding thioredoxin family protein has translation MTFSEYVAYFQDIVAKESTELAAPYNNPDYFDYTKLNWHRMNRWLKTGELSEVLIQKVKSIGAPQHWILITEPWCGDAAHSVPFIELLSRENPLITLSYELRDSEPHRIESYLTRGGKSIPKLVIKNTEGHDLATWGPRPAGCQEIYDSLMQEKASFDKVKEEIQHWYNNNKGVAIQEELLLVFNDMQ, from the coding sequence ATGACATTTTCTGAATACGTTGCCTATTTCCAGGATATAGTAGCCAAAGAAAGTACTGAACTGGCTGCGCCTTACAATAACCCCGACTACTTTGATTATACAAAGCTGAACTGGCATAGGATGAACCGCTGGCTAAAAACCGGCGAGTTGTCTGAAGTATTGATTCAAAAGGTAAAAAGCATTGGTGCGCCGCAGCACTGGATACTGATCACGGAACCCTGGTGCGGCGATGCTGCCCATAGCGTTCCGTTTATAGAGCTGTTAAGCCGGGAAAACCCGCTCATCACGCTCAGTTACGAGTTAAGAGATAGTGAACCCCATCGAATTGAGAGCTATCTTACAAGGGGTGGAAAATCTATTCCCAAACTAGTTATCAAGAATACCGAGGGACATGACCTGGCCACCTGGGGACCCCGTCCGGCGGGATGCCAGGAGATCTACGACAGCCTGATGCAGGAGAAGGCCAGCTTCGACAAAGTAAAAGAAGAGATCCAGCACTGGTATAATAACAATAAGGGAGTAGCGATACAGGAAGAGCTGCTGCTGGTTTTTAATGACATGCAGTAA
- the metE gene encoding 5-methyltetrahydropteroyltriglutamate--homocysteine S-methyltransferase, which translates to MQTHNLGYPRIGKHRELKKANEQYWAGKIPAHQLEQTARTIRSYNWQLQKQAGIDWIPCNDFSFYDHVLDTCLLTGAIPERYHTLIVDKKLNDLDLAFSMARGYQKEGVDITAMEMTKWLDTNYHYIVPEFKANQKFSFFNQKVVKEFLEANKEGIQAKPVLLGPISFLLLGKEKEANFNRLDLIDNLLPVYLEVLKQLDQHEAYYIQLDEPCLALDLSDRERQTFTKVYQKIKQTLPQLHIILSSYFECYGKNLSTVLSLPVHTIHLDLVRCPAQLDDILATEFTKSRTQLSLGVVDGRNIWKNDFSHSLAIINKAVNALGKERIWIAPSCSLLHSPCDLDLETNEKVLTPEIKQWMAFAKQKLYEVNTLRQLANGNNSSELQAALVQNQQCIANRQTSSLIHNQPVKQRVAAITEKDAQRINSFSLRKEKQHAALGLPLFPTTTIGSFPQTKEVRNWRARWKKAELTDAEYNKLLKDETEKAVRWQEAIGLDVLVHGEFERNDMVEYFGEQLAGFVFTENGWVQSYGSRCVKPPVIYGDVHRPAPMTVAWSSYAQSLTTKWMKGMLTGPVTILQWSFVRNDQPRSETCTQIALAIRDEVVDLEKAGIKIIQIDEPAIREGLPLRKENWQQYLDWAVRAFRVSASGVQDDTQIHTHMCYSEFNDIIQHIADMDADVITIETSRSQMELLDAFAAFQYPNEIGPGVYDIHSPRVPSKAEMVSLMEKARAVVPTEQLWVNPDCGLKTRGWDETKAALEEMVNAAEELRQTVLQIQ; encoded by the coding sequence ATGCAAACACACAATCTGGGTTACCCTCGTATTGGAAAACACAGGGAACTCAAAAAAGCCAATGAACAGTATTGGGCCGGGAAAATTCCAGCTCACCAGTTAGAACAAACTGCCAGAACGATCCGCTCCTACAACTGGCAACTACAAAAACAGGCAGGTATAGACTGGATACCCTGTAATGATTTCTCCTTCTATGACCATGTACTCGACACCTGCTTACTAACAGGCGCCATTCCAGAACGTTATCATACACTTATCGTAGATAAAAAACTAAATGACCTGGACCTGGCCTTCAGCATGGCGCGCGGTTACCAGAAAGAAGGTGTGGATATTACCGCCATGGAAATGACCAAGTGGCTCGACACGAACTATCACTATATCGTACCCGAATTCAAGGCCAACCAGAAGTTCAGTTTCTTTAACCAGAAGGTTGTAAAAGAGTTCCTGGAGGCAAATAAAGAAGGCATACAGGCGAAACCGGTATTGTTAGGGCCTATCTCTTTCCTCCTGCTAGGTAAAGAAAAAGAAGCCAATTTCAACAGGCTGGACCTGATAGACAACCTGCTGCCGGTTTACCTGGAAGTTCTGAAACAACTGGATCAGCATGAAGCTTATTATATACAACTCGATGAGCCCTGCCTGGCATTGGATCTGTCGGACAGAGAACGACAGACCTTTACAAAGGTTTACCAGAAAATAAAACAAACGCTGCCTCAACTGCATATCATTCTCAGCAGTTATTTCGAGTGTTATGGAAAGAATCTTTCTACCGTATTGAGTTTACCGGTTCACACGATACACCTGGACCTTGTGCGCTGCCCGGCGCAACTGGATGACATTCTTGCTACTGAATTCACGAAAAGCAGGACGCAGTTATCATTGGGTGTAGTAGATGGCAGGAACATCTGGAAAAACGACTTTTCACATTCACTTGCCATCATCAACAAAGCCGTTAATGCACTGGGTAAGGAACGAATATGGATAGCCCCCTCCTGCTCCCTGTTGCACAGTCCCTGTGACCTTGACCTGGAAACCAATGAAAAGGTGCTGACACCCGAGATCAAGCAGTGGATGGCTTTTGCAAAACAAAAACTGTATGAAGTAAATACGCTGCGGCAACTTGCCAACGGCAACAATTCTTCGGAATTGCAGGCAGCATTGGTACAAAATCAGCAATGTATCGCCAACAGGCAAACTTCTTCGCTGATACATAACCAGCCCGTTAAACAACGTGTAGCGGCGATCACGGAAAAGGATGCGCAGCGCATAAACAGCTTTAGCCTGCGTAAAGAAAAGCAGCATGCGGCGCTGGGACTTCCTTTATTTCCGACTACCACTATCGGTTCGTTTCCGCAAACCAAAGAAGTCAGGAACTGGCGTGCCAGGTGGAAGAAGGCTGAACTTACCGACGCTGAATACAACAAACTACTGAAGGACGAAACGGAGAAAGCGGTTCGCTGGCAGGAAGCGATAGGACTGGATGTATTGGTACATGGTGAGTTCGAGCGCAATGATATGGTTGAATACTTTGGTGAGCAGCTAGCCGGTTTTGTATTTACTGAAAACGGCTGGGTACAGAGTTATGGCAGCCGTTGCGTTAAACCACCGGTTATTTATGGCGATGTTCATCGCCCTGCTCCTATGACGGTGGCGTGGAGCAGTTATGCGCAATCACTTACAACAAAATGGATGAAAGGAATGCTTACCGGCCCTGTCACCATTTTACAATGGAGCTTTGTACGTAACGACCAACCCCGGAGCGAAACCTGTACGCAAATAGCGCTGGCGATTCGCGATGAAGTGGTGGACCTGGAAAAAGCAGGCATCAAAATCATCCAGATAGATGAGCCTGCCATACGGGAAGGTTTGCCACTGCGTAAAGAGAACTGGCAACAATACCTCGACTGGGCTGTACGTGCCTTCCGGGTATCGGCAAGTGGTGTACAGGACGATACACAGATACACACGCATATGTGTTATTCCGAATTCAATGACATCATACAGCATATCGCCGATATGGATGCAGATGTCATTACTATTGAAACATCGCGTTCACAAATGGAATTACTGGATGCTTTTGCTGCATTCCAATACCCTAATGAAATAGGGCCCGGTGTTTACGATATACATTCGCCACGCGTTCCTTCGAAAGCGGAAATGGTAAGCCTGATGGAAAAGGCCAGGGCTGTGGTTCCCACGGAACAACTTTGGGTAAACCCCGACTGCGGATTAAAGACCCGCGGATGGGATGAAACCAAGGCCGCATTAGAAGAAATGGTCAATGCTGCTGAAGAATTACGGCAGACTGTTCTACAGATTCAATAG
- a CDS encoding DUF4394 domain-containing protein, whose protein sequence is MNAKSVITLAVFSVLLCLGITLLSSCSKSDNNNNHGPDITFWGLTNNNQLIQLNARNAGTTLATINVTGLATNEKLLSIDFRPATGQLYALSSNSRLYIIDIYNNKGNVTAVGSTSFTPMLSGTSASIDFNPTVDRIRLVSNTGQNLRLHPETGAVAGVDGNINGGTSPAISSIAYTNNIAGASATELFDIDANTRKLYKQNPPNDGTLAEVGTLNVNFSGKGGFDINSDNSVILASFVADGMSRLYTINTANAQANLIGNLSTTLIDIAIPTDPVAYSVSESGQLQIFNPSKSISVTNKTIAGLGAGETVMGIDFRPVNGQLYGVAVTIAGNARLYTFNLATGAAAAVGSSFLLTAGTSAVGFDFNPTVDRIRLVTNLGQNLRLVPDNGTIAGTDGAINPGSPAISGAAYTNNYPGATTTTLFVLNTNKLFKQDPPNNGLLTEIGNLGITADSQNGFDIGGASNMGYAVLSIGSNSKLYTINTTTGMATASKDFPNKVSGFAIAPGF, encoded by the coding sequence ATGAATGCAAAAAGTGTTATAACCCTTGCGGTATTTTCTGTGCTTTTATGTTTAGGCATTACCCTTCTTTCTTCCTGTAGTAAAAGTGATAACAATAACAACCACGGTCCCGATATTACATTCTGGGGCCTTACCAACAACAATCAACTGATACAGTTGAATGCCAGGAATGCAGGAACCACGCTGGCAACCATAAACGTAACAGGCCTTGCTACCAATGAAAAATTATTAAGTATCGATTTTCGTCCTGCTACAGGTCAGCTTTATGCATTAAGCAGCAATAGCCGGCTTTACATTATCGACATTTATAACAACAAAGGCAATGTTACTGCAGTTGGAAGCACTTCTTTTACCCCTATGCTGTCAGGAACATCAGCCAGTATCGACTTCAACCCAACAGTAGACAGAATACGTTTGGTAAGCAATACCGGACAGAATCTTCGTTTACATCCTGAAACAGGTGCTGTTGCTGGTGTGGATGGCAACATAAATGGAGGAACCAGTCCAGCCATTTCTTCTATTGCTTATACCAACAATATAGCGGGCGCCTCTGCTACTGAGTTGTTTGATATAGACGCCAATACACGTAAGCTTTACAAACAGAACCCACCCAATGACGGCACACTTGCGGAAGTAGGCACGCTCAATGTCAATTTCTCAGGCAAAGGCGGCTTCGATATCAATAGTGATAATAGTGTGATACTGGCAAGTTTTGTAGCAGATGGTATGAGCAGGCTTTACACTATTAATACAGCCAATGCGCAGGCCAATTTAATAGGCAATCTATCCACCACACTTATCGACATTGCCATACCTACCGATCCTGTAGCGTATTCTGTAAGTGAAAGCGGCCAATTACAAATATTCAATCCGTCCAAATCCATCTCCGTTACCAATAAAACGATTGCAGGTTTAGGAGCCGGAGAAACGGTGATGGGCATTGATTTCAGGCCTGTAAACGGACAATTATATGGTGTTGCAGTTACCATTGCGGGCAATGCACGCTTATATACATTCAACCTGGCTACGGGAGCCGCCGCCGCTGTAGGCAGCAGTTTTCTTCTCACAGCCGGCACTTCGGCAGTTGGTTTTGACTTCAACCCGACAGTGGATAGAATCAGGTTGGTTACGAACCTGGGACAAAATCTAAGACTGGTTCCCGATAACGGTACTATAGCAGGAACCGATGGCGCTATCAATCCCGGTTCACCTGCCATTAGTGGTGCAGCTTATACCAATAATTATCCAGGCGCCACCACTACTACTTTATTTGTATTAAATACAAACAAGCTTTTTAAACAAGATCCTCCCAACAACGGTTTACTAACAGAGATCGGAAACCTGGGCATTACTGCCGACAGTCAAAATGGTTTTGACATTGGCGGCGCCAGTAATATGGGATATGCAGTACTCAGTATTGGCAGCAATTCCAAACTATATACGATCAATACGACAACAGGTATGGCTACAGCAAGCAAAGACTTCCCTAACAAGGTGAGTGGCTTTGCTATAGCACCAGGTTTTTAG
- a CDS encoding fasciclin domain-containing protein, producing the protein MKKLISFACLAITFFASNMAIAQEKTTMVGGAAMYPSKNIIENAVNSKDHTTLVAAVKAADLVETLQGKGPFTVFAPTNKAFNKLPKGTVETLLKPENKSMLQGILTYHVVAGRLDSKAIAEKIKAGGGKAELTTVQGGKLWLWMKGSNLIIKDEKGGMATVTIKDVYQSNGVIHVVDNVLMH; encoded by the coding sequence ATGAAAAAGCTCATTTCGTTCGCATGTCTTGCCATTACCTTTTTTGCCTCAAACATGGCAATAGCACAGGAAAAAACTACTATGGTTGGCGGAGCAGCCATGTATCCTTCTAAAAACATTATAGAAAATGCAGTCAACTCAAAAGATCACACGACACTTGTAGCAGCAGTAAAGGCAGCAGATCTTGTTGAAACACTCCAGGGGAAAGGTCCATTCACTGTGTTTGCCCCTACCAACAAAGCTTTCAACAAACTACCTAAAGGCACGGTAGAAACGCTGTTAAAACCTGAAAACAAATCGATGCTGCAAGGTATACTCACCTATCACGTAGTAGCCGGCAGACTCGACAGCAAAGCAATCGCTGAGAAAATAAAAGCAGGCGGCGGCAAAGCGGAACTTACCACTGTGCAAGGCGGTAAATTATGGTTATGGATGAAAGGTTCCAACCTTATCATCAAAGATGAGAAAGGTGGAATGGCAACTGTTACTATTAAAGATGTTTACCAAAGTAATGGCGTGATCCATGTGGTAGATAATGTACTCATGCACTAG